GTGAATTCAGTTTTTTCCTCTTCAACCGGTGCGGCTGCTCCGGCATTTGGAGCAGCTGCTGCAGCAACTGGCATAGCTGCTGAGACTCCAAATTTTTCCTCTAAGGCCTTTACCAAATCTGCTAATTCCAGAACAGTCATATTCGCAATAACGTCAATAATTTCTTCCTTGGTCATTTATAGGTACCTCCCTTATTGATTGCTTACCTTTTTTTCTTCTATTGATTTAAGAACCCATACCATATTTCGCAAAACTCCGCTTAGAGCACCAACTAACCCGCTAAGCGGTGCAGCGATTCCACCTACTACCTGAGCGACCAAAACCTCTCGGGTTGGTAAACTTGCCAGGTTTTTCACTTGTTCCGGTCCATATTGTTGTTGGTTGAGCCATACCCCTTTAATTTCAAGCTGAGGCACTTTTTTGGCAAAATCCGTTAGTGTCTTGGCCGTTAAAACTATATCCTGATAAGAAAAAGCCAGCGCATTTTGGTCAGTCAAAATACTTTCATCAAAGGGAATGTCGGCCTTTTGAAAAGCAATATGAGCAAGGGTATTTTTAACAACTTTCATCTCTCCTTGACTATCTCGTAAAGCTTTTCGGATGGCTTCAACATTCATAACATTAATCCCACGATAATTAAAAGCATAAACTGCTTGACTTTTTTGGAGTTTTTGTAAAATGTCTTCAATTATCTGGTTCTTTTTTATCTTATCCAAAAATAACAACCTCCTTTCTTCCGAAATAAAAAAGCTCCCATAAATACGAGAGCTTCATATCAATAAAGCCTCCCCAGGATATTTAAGCGACCGCCCCCGGTTCATGGGCATAATTATATTCAATTTCGGTTTATTTTAAGCGACCCTTTTCTCCATTCTTGCTAAAGTGTTGTTCACATCCAACTTGAGCCCAGGGCTCATGGTTGAAGAAATAGCAATATTTCTTACATAACGACCCTTAGCTGCTGAAGGTTTCATTCGAACTATTGTTTC
This portion of the Candidatus Atribacteria bacterium ADurb.Bin276 genome encodes:
- the rplJ gene encoding 50S ribosomal protein L10, producing the protein MDKIKKNQIIEDILQKLQKSQAVYAFNYRGINVMNVEAIRKALRDSQGEMKVVKNTLAHIAFQKADIPFDESILTDQNALAFSYQDIVLTAKTLTDFAKKVPQLEIKGVWLNQQQYGPEQVKNLASLPTREVLVAQVVGGIAAPLSGLVGALSGVLRNMVWVLKSIEEKKVSNQ